The DNA segment gaggtgcattagagaggtgcgttagagagagaggtgcattagagaggtgcgttagagagagaggtgcattagagagaggtgcattagagagagacgtgcgttagagagaggtgcattagagagaggtgcattagagagagaggtgcgttagagagaggtgcgttagagagaggtgcattagagagaggtgcgttagagagagaggtgcattagagagaggtgcgttagagagagaggtgcgttagagagaggtgcattagagagaggtgcgttagagagagaggtgcattagagaggtgcgttagagagagaggtgcgttagagagagaggtgcgttagagagagaggtgcgttagagagaggtgcattagagagaggtgcgttagagagaggtgcgttagagagaggtgcattagagagaggtgcgttagagggagaggtgcattagagagaggtgcgttagagagagaggtgcgttagagagaggtgcgttagagggagcggtgcattagagagagaggtgcgtgagagggagaggtgcattagagagaggtgcgttagagagaggtgcgatagagagaggtgcgtgagagagagaggtgcgtgagagagagaggtgcgttagagagagaggtgcattagagaggtgcgttagagagagaggtgcattagagaggtgcgttagagagagaggtgcattagagagaggtgcgttagagagaggtgcgttagagagaggtgcattagagagaggtgcgttagagagagaggtgcattagagagaggtgcgttagagagagaggtgcattagagaggtgcgttagagagagaggtgcattagagaggtgcgttagagagagaggtgcattagagagaggtgcgttagagagaggtgcgttagagagaggtgcattagagagaggtgcgttagagagagaggtgcattagagagaggtgcgttagagagagaggtgcgttagagagaggtgcattagagagaggtgcgttagagagagaggtgcattagagagaggtgcatgagagggagaggtgcattagagaggtgcgttagagagaggtgcgttagagagaggtgcattagagagaggtgcgttagagagagaggtgcattagagagaggtgcgtgagagggagaggtgcattagagaggtgcattagagagaggtgcattagagaggtgcgttagagagaggtgcgttagagagaggtgcattagagaggtgcgttagagagagaggtgcattagagagagaggtacgttagagagagaggtgcgttagagagagaggtgcattagagagagacGTGCattagagaggtgcgttagagagagacgtgcattagagagagaggtgcattagagagagaggtgcattagagagagaggtgcattagagagagaggtgcgttagagagagaggtgcattagagagacGTGCattagagaggtgcgttagagagagacgtgcattagagagagaggtgcattagagagagaggATACTATGATCCCCACCCCCCGCCTGAACTACAGTTTGTGTCCTCACATGTACACTGTAATAATTCTAATAAGATACCCCGGCTAATGGACCCCTGGCACATGGCTGTATGTCACTCTTCTCTCTCACAgcaaacaaagagaggacaaaAACTAATTAATGCTAATTACAAAACCAAATTGATCTTTATTGAACacaaacctacacacacacattttggacACATGGCAGCTGTTTACATACACTccatttacacatttcattgatATTAAAATGAGACAAGAACTCAGACAGTTTATAAACAcaggagcaagactcacatGAATAAAGACTGAGTAACAGGTCTGTGGATGTGGTGATTTATGTTGTGTTGGGAGACGTGTTCGTGCATGTGTCTTTACTCAGATATATGAGCGCTGGGGGGTTAGTAAGGCCGGGTTGGGGTCGGTGGAGTCTCAGCACAGGGAGCTGATCTCGCTCTTACTGCAGCCCCACTTGCAGCAGGCATTGGATAGACCCACCACCACGTCTCTGCCCTTGCGGTCAGCCTTGCGGAGGGCCTCCAGGATCTCCTCTGTAATGAAGGAGCGGACCGGTCTCCGAAACACTCCGTCCCGGTCGTCTCTGGGTGTAATGCTCAGGTCTCTGGTCCCCTGGAGAAGACCCTCTACCATGAGGTTATGACTCAGGCTCTCTGAGGAGTCGTCCCCATGGGAGCTGAACGGGTCCTCTGAAGGATCTGCTGCAGTGACAAGGGAACATGAAGAATCAGAGAGTTAGACAGTAAGCTGGAGTAAGGTAGTGTTAACTTTAGCTTTGGGACTCAGTGATGAAGACTGCCCTTTGTGATGAAGACTGCCCTTTGTGATGAACAATACTATTATTAGTAGTTTACCTGACATGATTCATTGAGACGTTAAATGAGAATTGTGGCGCTCTGATCGAGCATATTGTTCCTACCTTCACCAGAGACATCCACAAAAACACAAGCATTTATTAAATATGGCTTTTCAGCATCATCTGTCTGATTTCCTTCTCCTTAGATGTccaaaggaaataaagacagaaattcCTTCGTGGTCAAACAGTTCACATTGAAATAGATGAATAACTATCATCTAACAGCCAACAGCAATCCCTGTTTGTCCAAACAGAAACAATGTTAGAGGTCGAGGTCACTGACAACAGCTCACACAGTCTTCAGTTGACATCTGCAGATAAAGGTCAGAAATGACCCATTTCTGAAATCAAGTTAATACAAACATAATACAAGAGGTGATTATGGTACGAGCATATAACTACAAGTAAATGAAGTCCATCACAGTCATGAATAGGCTACTGCAACATCTACAGGTGGATGTGTCTGACTCCAAGTCATTGAAAAGCATCCGATGGGTCCGGTTCACTTAGCTTCAGCTCTTTATGTAACTGGTTCAGAGAATATTGAGCAGCAATCTTTTCCACATCTGACAAACATCAAGAAAAGGTCCTTGGATCAGAGACTTCTGTACACTTCTGTCTGATGTGGGTTAGAAGGTAGGAAGGAATCAGACCTTAAATTGGCTCGTATATAAGATGAATACAAAGAGGATCAACCAACACGCTCAtaaagcaaagagagagacCTCAGTGAGATGCAGTGTTCAGAGAGCTCTGAGAAGAGGTTAGGAGATGCACCTTAAGCCTCTCACCTGCACTCCTCAGAGACCGTCTCCATCGTGAGCCTCCACAGGTAAAGATCACCGCCCGGATGAACTCACGGCCGCACAGCTTCACCCCATACGACGGGTCGTCCATGGGCTGAACTCCGgccaccagcacacacacagcaaacacggCAGCTTTCCACATGGTGCCTGAGGAGAAGAGCTTAGACTGAAGTGGATTCAATGACAGGA comes from the Notolabrus celidotus isolate fNotCel1 unplaced genomic scaffold, fNotCel1.pri scaffold_157_arrow_ctg1, whole genome shotgun sequence genome and includes:
- the rln3a gene encoding relaxin-3a isoform X1; amino-acid sequence: MKGTMWKAAVFAVCVLVAGVQPMDDPSYGVKLCGREFIRAVIFTCGGSRWRRSLRSAADPSEDPFSSHGDDSSESLSHNLMVEGLLQGTRDLSITPRDDRDGVFRRPVRSFITEEILEALRKADRKGRDVVVGLSNACCKWGCSKSEISSLC
- the rln3a gene encoding relaxin-3a isoform X2, producing the protein MKGTMWKAAVFAVCVLVAGVQPMDDPSYGVKLCGREFIRAVIFTCGGSRWRRSLRSADPSEDPFSSHGDDSSESLSHNLMVEGLLQGTRDLSITPRDDRDGVFRRPVRSFITEEILEALRKADRKGRDVVVGLSNACCKWGCSKSEISSLC